From the genome of Novosphingobium sp. TH158, one region includes:
- the hcp gene encoding hydroxylamine reductase — MYCVQCEQSNKGGCAVKVGSCGKTAVVADKQDVLLRLMMGVSVYADRAAAKGARDAEIDAFTPHAWFTTLTNVNFDSTRFTGLIARALDMRAKAKALAESAGADLDNLPEPATWTPGLSDTALAEAAPFAAIQRFMDRDGPSIVGLRNLILYGLKGTAAYSEHARVLGEEEAAVSAEFHRISAFLAADPSDVDALVAESLAVGALNFKVMAMLDAANTGRFGHPEVTQVRMTPRKGKAILVSGHDLGDLLAVLEQTEGKGVDVYTHGEMLPANAYPGLKKFAHLAGNYGGAWQDQQRDFDAFPGAIVMTSNCLINPEIKGYADRIFTAGPVGWNGIPHIEHENFAPVIDCALAQPGFPADADEMTIPIGFARNTVMGVADTLLGMIGKGEVKNLFLIGGCDGARPGRNYFHDLAVATPKDSLVLTLGCGKFRFNREDMGDINGIPRVLDIGQCNDAYSAIQIAVAVADALGVGVNDLPLHYAISWFEQKATAVLLTMLHLGIKRIHLGPTLPQFLTPEVLGVLVEKFDIRPTGDAQEDLQRMLEAA; from the coding sequence ATGTATTGCGTGCAGTGCGAACAATCGAACAAGGGCGGGTGCGCCGTCAAGGTCGGCTCCTGCGGAAAGACCGCCGTTGTCGCCGACAAGCAGGACGTGCTGCTGCGCCTCATGATGGGCGTCTCGGTCTATGCTGACCGCGCTGCTGCAAAGGGTGCTCGCGATGCGGAGATCGATGCCTTCACGCCCCACGCATGGTTCACCACGCTGACCAACGTCAACTTCGACAGCACCCGCTTCACCGGCCTGATCGCCCGCGCGCTCGACATGCGCGCGAAGGCAAAGGCACTGGCCGAAAGCGCCGGAGCCGACCTCGACAACCTGCCCGAACCGGCCACCTGGACCCCGGGCCTCAGCGACACCGCACTGGCGGAAGCCGCCCCCTTTGCCGCCATCCAGCGCTTCATGGACCGGGACGGCCCGTCGATTGTCGGCCTGCGCAACCTGATCCTCTATGGCCTGAAGGGCACGGCCGCCTACAGCGAACACGCCCGCGTGCTGGGTGAAGAAGAAGCCGCAGTCAGCGCCGAATTCCACCGCATCTCGGCCTTCCTCGCCGCCGATCCGAGCGATGTCGATGCCCTGGTGGCGGAATCGCTGGCCGTGGGCGCGCTCAACTTCAAGGTCATGGCCATGCTCGATGCGGCCAATACCGGCCGTTTCGGTCACCCCGAGGTCACGCAGGTGCGCATGACGCCGCGCAAGGGCAAGGCGATCCTGGTTTCCGGCCATGACCTTGGCGATCTCCTCGCCGTTCTGGAGCAGACCGAGGGCAAGGGCGTCGACGTCTATACCCACGGCGAGATGCTGCCCGCCAACGCCTATCCCGGCCTGAAGAAGTTCGCCCACCTTGCCGGCAACTACGGCGGCGCATGGCAGGACCAGCAGCGCGATTTCGACGCCTTCCCCGGCGCCATCGTGATGACCTCCAACTGCCTGATCAACCCCGAGATCAAGGGCTATGCGGATCGCATCTTCACGGCCGGCCCGGTGGGCTGGAACGGCATTCCGCATATCGAGCACGAGAACTTTGCGCCGGTCATCGACTGCGCCCTTGCCCAGCCCGGCTTCCCGGCTGACGCCGACGAGATGACCATTCCCATCGGCTTTGCCCGCAACACCGTGATGGGCGTGGCCGATACGCTGCTTGGCATGATCGGCAAGGGAGAAGTGAAGAACCTGTTCCTGATCGGCGGCTGCGACGGTGCCCGCCCGGGTCGCAACTATTTCCACGACCTTGCGGTCGCCACGCCGAAGGACAGCCTTGTCCTGACGCTTGGCTGCGGCAAGTTCCGCTTCAACCGCGAGGACATGGGCGACATCAACGGCATCCCCCGCGTTCTCGATATCGGCCAGTGCAACGATGCCTATTCGGCGATCCAGATTGCCGTCGCGGTTGCCGATGCGCTGGGCGTCGGGGTGAACGACCTGCCGCTGCACTATGCCATCAGCTGGTTCGAGCAGAAGGCCACCGCCGTGCTGCTGACCATGCTGCACCTTGGCATCAAGCGCATCCACCTGGGGCCGACGCTGCCGCAGTTCCTTACCCCCGAGGTGCTCGGCGTGCTGGTCGAAAAGTTCGACATCCGTCCGACCGGCGATGCGCAAGAGGATCTCCAGCGGATGCTTGAAGCCGCCTGA
- a CDS encoding MaoC family dehydratase N-terminal domain-containing protein, whose protein sequence is MTTFDCSDIDNYLGKPMDQSFLREPIAGNDIRRWVHAMHYPNLLHFDPKFIAESRWGKLVAPQSFAIATDDGHGAGPACVGRIPESHLLFGGDEWWFYGPRIQPGDMIENKRIPFDYVVKETGFGPTCFQRGDNNYVNQHGEQIAKQRSTSIRYSAKAGGEGVKPEDFDDPEWTDEEMDAFDARRYTWVKMLRDLGHKERWWDDVQVGDQLPERVFGPHSIASFTTEWRAYLMNTWGAIGFRKNDLEALGFTREMAGYENDPDMMLDNTFLTDGAYYGPSRGHLFPKYARRIGMPRGYGYGASMGSWVTDFLTGWAGEHGMVVHSIANYRGPALTGDVTIQTAEVTEKSVDAEGRHLVHVKHLMENQRGVKMCTGTAEIWLPKKPA, encoded by the coding sequence ATGACCACTTTTGACTGCTCGGATATCGACAACTACCTCGGCAAGCCGATGGACCAGTCCTTCCTGCGCGAACCCATCGCCGGGAACGATATCCGCCGCTGGGTCCATGCGATGCATTACCCCAACCTCCTGCACTTCGACCCGAAGTTCATTGCAGAGAGCCGCTGGGGCAAGCTGGTCGCGCCGCAGAGCTTCGCGATTGCCACCGACGATGGCCATGGCGCCGGCCCCGCCTGCGTCGGCCGGATTCCCGAATCGCACCTGCTGTTCGGCGGCGACGAGTGGTGGTTCTACGGCCCGCGCATCCAGCCGGGCGACATGATCGAGAACAAGCGCATTCCTTTCGACTATGTCGTCAAGGAAACCGGCTTCGGGCCGACCTGCTTCCAGCGCGGTGACAACAACTACGTCAACCAGCACGGCGAGCAGATTGCCAAGCAGCGATCCACCTCGATCCGCTACAGCGCCAAGGCTGGCGGCGAAGGCGTGAAGCCGGAAGACTTCGACGATCCCGAGTGGACCGACGAGGAAATGGATGCCTTCGACGCCCGCCGCTATACCTGGGTGAAGATGCTCCGCGACCTTGGGCACAAGGAACGCTGGTGGGACGATGTGCAGGTGGGTGACCAGCTGCCCGAACGCGTGTTCGGCCCGCACTCGATTGCCAGCTTCACGACCGAATGGCGCGCTTACCTGATGAACACCTGGGGCGCGATCGGCTTCCGAAAGAACGATCTCGAAGCTCTGGGCTTCACGCGCGAGATGGCCGGGTACGAGAACGACCCGGACATGATGCTCGACAACACGTTCCTCACCGACGGTGCCTATTACGGCCCTTCGCGTGGGCACCTGTTCCCCAAGTACGCCCGCCGCATCGGGATGCCGCGTGGCTATGGCTATGGCGCCTCGATGGGTTCGTGGGTTACCGACTTCCTGACCGGCTGGGCAGGTGAGCACGGCATGGTCGTCCACTCGATCGCCAACTATCGCGGCCCGGCGCTGACGGGCGACGTTACGATCCAGACTGCCGAAGTCACCGAAAAGTCGGTGGATGCGGAAGGCCGCCACCTGGTCCACGTCAAGCACCTGATGGAAAACCAGCGCGGTGTGAAGATGTGCACCGGCACGGCGGAAATCTGGCTTCCGAAGAAGCCCGCCTGA
- a CDS encoding sterol desaturase family protein: MEQILAQLQAGYEWKLSLITAVAIVAITKLLRIVGVMLVPAFRESARINKETFLEKMKRASYAENQAWNRKWGLFFWVVIFAGIVPFTLTSEPHSILRIVRDCVVILLVYDFFYYLVHRFLFHDSGYFKGPLIWVHAVHHRQHNPCRADSSFIHPLEVAGGLGLYVGTIFGLSFLLGDFSIPTVVITWIAFSEINQHNHDLWKADKFPFKYLNTMSVMHHNHHAHFTGGNFATISLLYDWMFGTLDYGKGYGKVVHGQRKQATPAE, translated from the coding sequence ATGGAACAAATCCTAGCCCAGTTGCAGGCCGGGTATGAGTGGAAGCTCTCACTCATCACGGCAGTCGCGATTGTCGCCATCACCAAGCTGCTGCGGATCGTCGGCGTCATGCTCGTCCCGGCTTTCCGCGAAAGCGCACGGATCAACAAGGAAACCTTCCTCGAAAAGATGAAGCGTGCCTCCTACGCCGAAAACCAGGCGTGGAACCGCAAGTGGGGCCTGTTCTTCTGGGTCGTGATCTTCGCCGGGATCGTGCCCTTCACCCTGACCAGCGAACCGCACTCAATCCTGCGCATCGTCCGCGACTGCGTGGTGATCCTGCTGGTCTACGATTTCTTCTACTATCTGGTTCACCGCTTCCTGTTCCACGATTCCGGCTACTTCAAGGGACCGCTGATCTGGGTCCATGCCGTCCATCACCGCCAGCACAACCCCTGCCGCGCAGACTCAAGCTTTATCCACCCGCTCGAAGTGGCAGGCGGACTGGGGCTCTATGTCGGCACGATCTTCGGGCTTTCGTTCCTGCTGGGCGACTTTTCGATCCCCACGGTGGTCATCACCTGGATCGCCTTCTCGGAAATCAACCAGCACAACCATGACCTGTGGAAGGCCGACAAGTTCCCGTTCAAGTACCTGAACACCATGTCGGTGATGCACCACAACCACCACGCCCACTTCACCGGCGGCAACTTTGCCACGATCAGCCTGCTCTATGACTGGATGTTCGGCACGCTGGACTACGGCAAGGGCTATGGAAAGGTCGTGCACGGCCAGCGCAAGCAGGCCACTCCGGCTGAATAG
- a CDS encoding MFS transporter has translation MAAGSFTVGWRQVAASVITLALTALITGSYSILAVPLGEEFQPSRMVLMLAMTLVSAVSAVLSPIIGKWLDRADLRIAAGLGAALLAAGYVAISFAPSFNVVLALYGLLIAPASTLLGPLAATVLLSRWFVKRRGTALGIAIAGIAGGNFLFPPLIQAMLGEHEWRTALQLVAVMVLVLGTTAAALIVNRPAERGLYPDGADAEPDSADANPNAAHIPTRTIIGDPSFWLIGIVVATVTAGLKGMVTNLGSMANDVGIDRQAGAALLSMYAVSGFVSKLAFATFSDRIRPHLTMIGSLIGYGCGTLVMAFAADSYVTLVTGVCLMGFFGGMMMPMESYLVPRLFGREVAGRVGGLLNLLLLSFLLVSPPLFGFIFDRTGSYAVIFMVFTGLAVVSMALVRFIRTEPRRPSLDGAAAS, from the coding sequence ATGGCCGCAGGAAGCTTCACGGTCGGCTGGCGGCAGGTTGCGGCCAGCGTGATCACCTTGGCGCTGACCGCGCTGATTACCGGATCCTACAGCATCCTGGCCGTGCCGCTGGGTGAGGAATTCCAGCCTTCGCGCATGGTGCTGATGCTGGCGATGACGCTGGTCTCCGCAGTCTCCGCCGTACTTTCGCCGATCATCGGCAAGTGGCTGGACCGGGCGGACCTGCGGATTGCCGCCGGACTGGGCGCTGCGCTTCTTGCCGCCGGCTATGTCGCGATCAGTTTCGCGCCAAGCTTCAATGTCGTCCTTGCCCTTTACGGACTGCTTATCGCTCCGGCGAGCACGCTGCTGGGCCCGCTCGCGGCAACGGTCCTCCTATCGCGCTGGTTCGTGAAGCGGCGCGGGACTGCGCTGGGCATCGCCATTGCGGGCATTGCCGGGGGCAACTTCCTGTTTCCGCCGCTCATCCAGGCCATGCTGGGCGAGCATGAATGGCGAACCGCGCTGCAACTGGTTGCCGTGATGGTGTTGGTCCTTGGCACGACGGCCGCGGCGCTGATCGTCAACCGCCCAGCCGAGCGCGGGCTCTATCCCGATGGCGCCGATGCCGAACCGGACAGTGCCGACGCCAACCCCAATGCCGCCCACATACCCACCCGCACCATCATCGGCGATCCCAGCTTCTGGCTGATCGGCATCGTCGTCGCTACTGTCACCGCGGGGCTCAAGGGCATGGTCACCAACCTCGGCTCGATGGCCAATGACGTGGGGATCGACCGGCAGGCCGGAGCGGCCCTGCTATCCATGTACGCGGTGAGCGGGTTCGTCTCCAAGCTTGCCTTTGCCACCTTCTCCGACCGCATCCGTCCGCACCTGACGATGATCGGCAGCCTGATCGGCTATGGTTGCGGCACCCTGGTCATGGCCTTTGCCGCCGATTCCTATGTCACGCTGGTAACCGGCGTCTGCCTGATGGGCTTTTTCGGCGGCATGATGATGCCGATGGAAAGCTACCTTGTCCCCCGCCTGTTCGGCCGCGAGGTTGCCGGGCGCGTGGGCGGCCTGCTGAACCTGCTGCTGCTCAGCTTCCTGCTCGTCTCGCCGCCGCTGTTCGGCTTCATCTTCGACAGGACCGGCAGCTATGCGGTGATCTTCATGGTGTTCACCGGGCTCGCCGTGGTTTCGATGGCTCTGGTCCGGTTTATCCGCACGGAGCCGCGGCGGCCATCGCTGGATGGTGCGGCGGCCAGCTAG
- the leuA gene encoding 2-isopropylmalate synthase, with the protein MTMLKDPSGKYRPFPQINLPERQWPSRTITKAPRWLSTDLRDGNQSLIDPMGAEKKTRFFDLLLKVGLKEIEVGFPAAGATEYDFIRGLVDSGRIPQDVMVQVLTQSRDDLIRTSFESLAGVHAAIVHVYNAVSPLWRQVVFGMEQSDIRAIAENGAKQLRDQAARFPQTDWHFEYSPETFSTAELDFSIECCEAVMNILQPTPEKPIILNLPATVEAATPNIYADQIEYFCRNLPNRESAVISLHTHNDRGTGVAAAELGLMAGADRVEGCLFGNGERTGNCCLVTVALNMYTQGVDPRLDFSDIDEVIQTVEYCNQLKVPERHPYGGELVFTAFSGSHQDAIKKGFAAQEKRNDALWAVPYLPIDPADLGRSYEAVIRVNSQSGKGGFAWVIEQDQGLKIPKRMQAHFSRHVQELADELGRELYAEDIWQVFRKVYRLDDPQHFSLLDYEETKAADGSRIFAGKIGVDGQEQSVSGRGNGLISSVCATLADSFGLKLEVRDYSEHAMGAGSDARAAAYVECAGPDGQVIWGVGIDEDIATASVRAVLSAANALK; encoded by the coding sequence ATGACCATGCTGAAAGACCCTTCGGGCAAGTACCGTCCCTTCCCCCAGATCAACCTGCCTGAACGGCAGTGGCCCTCGCGCACGATCACCAAGGCGCCGCGCTGGCTTTCGACCGATCTTCGCGACGGCAACCAGTCGCTGATCGATCCGATGGGCGCGGAAAAGAAGACCCGTTTCTTCGACTTGCTGCTCAAGGTCGGCCTCAAGGAGATCGAGGTCGGCTTTCCCGCCGCCGGTGCGACCGAATACGATTTCATCCGCGGGCTGGTCGATTCCGGGCGCATCCCGCAGGACGTCATGGTCCAGGTGCTCACCCAGTCGCGCGATGACCTGATCAGGACTTCGTTCGAAAGCCTTGCCGGGGTCCATGCGGCAATCGTCCACGTGTACAATGCCGTCTCGCCGCTGTGGCGGCAGGTGGTGTTCGGCATGGAACAGTCGGACATCCGCGCCATTGCGGAAAACGGGGCCAAGCAGCTGCGCGATCAGGCAGCACGCTTCCCGCAGACCGACTGGCACTTCGAATATTCGCCGGAAACCTTCTCCACCGCCGAACTCGATTTCTCGATCGAATGTTGCGAAGCGGTGATGAACATCCTGCAGCCCACGCCGGAAAAGCCCATCATCCTCAACCTGCCGGCGACGGTCGAGGCGGCAACGCCGAACATCTACGCCGACCAGATCGAATATTTCTGCCGCAACCTGCCAAACCGGGAATCGGCCGTCATCTCGCTGCACACTCACAACGATCGCGGCACGGGCGTGGCGGCGGCGGAACTGGGCCTGATGGCGGGCGCGGACCGCGTCGAAGGCTGCCTGTTCGGCAACGGCGAACGCACCGGCAACTGCTGCCTGGTGACGGTGGCGCTCAACATGTACACGCAGGGCGTCGATCCGCGGCTGGACTTCTCGGATATCGACGAGGTCATCCAGACGGTCGAATACTGCAACCAGCTCAAGGTGCCCGAGCGGCACCCCTATGGCGGCGAACTGGTCTTCACCGCGTTTTCGGGCAGCCACCAGGACGCGATCAAGAAGGGCTTTGCCGCGCAGGAAAAGCGCAACGACGCGCTTTGGGCCGTTCCCTACCTGCCGATCGACCCGGCAGACCTTGGCCGCAGCTACGAAGCCGTGATCCGCGTGAACTCGCAGTCCGGCAAGGGCGGCTTTGCCTGGGTGATCGAACAGGACCAGGGCCTGAAGATCCCCAAGCGCATGCAGGCCCATTTCAGCCGCCACGTGCAGGAACTGGCCGACGAACTGGGCCGCGAGCTCTATGCCGAAGATATCTGGCAGGTGTTCCGCAAGGTCTATCGCCTCGACGATCCGCAGCACTTCTCGCTGCTCGATTACGAGGAAACCAAGGCGGCTGATGGCTCGCGCATCTTCGCCGGCAAGATCGGCGTGGACGGGCAGGAACAGTCCGTCTCCGGGCGCGGCAACGGCCTGATCTCGTCAGTCTGCGCGACACTGGCAGACAGCTTTGGCCTGAAGCTGGAAGTCCGCGACTATTCCGAACACGCCATGGGTGCCGGTTCCGATGCGCGCGCGGCGGCCTACGTCGAATGCGCCGGGCCGGACGGTCAGGTGATCTGGGGCGTAGGCATCGATGAAGATATCGCCACGGCCAGCGTTCGTGCCGTTCTCAGCGCGGCAAATGCCCTGAAGTAA
- a CDS encoding nitronate monooxygenase family protein has product MTLPAPFDRLRLPVIGSPMFIVSGPELVIAQCKAGIVGTFPALNARPAAQLDEWLHQITEELMAHNRDNPDRPAAPFGVNQIVHRTNDRLEADMATCAKWAVPLVITSLGAVEDVNRAVHGWGGIVLHDVIDDAFARKAIDKGADGLIPVATGAGGHAGTLSPFALMQEIRSWFGGLVALSGAIACGRSILAAQALGADFAYIGSPWIATKEANAIDAYKQAIVDGRASDIVYTNLFTGVHGNYLKPSILAAGLDPDNLPESDPSKMNFGSGGNSAAKAWKDIWGCGQGIGAVQAVESVAERVERLSAEYAAARSELAERSSSFAA; this is encoded by the coding sequence ATGACTCTGCCCGCACCGTTCGATCGCCTTCGCCTGCCCGTGATCGGGTCTCCGATGTTCATCGTTTCCGGCCCGGAACTGGTCATCGCACAATGCAAGGCCGGGATCGTCGGCACATTCCCGGCGCTCAATGCCCGCCCGGCAGCGCAGCTTGACGAATGGCTCCACCAGATCACCGAGGAACTGATGGCGCACAATCGCGACAACCCGGATCGCCCCGCAGCGCCCTTCGGCGTCAACCAGATCGTCCATCGCACCAATGACCGCCTGGAGGCTGACATGGCCACCTGCGCCAAGTGGGCCGTGCCGCTGGTGATCACCTCGCTCGGCGCGGTGGAGGACGTCAATCGCGCGGTGCACGGCTGGGGCGGGATCGTGCTGCACGACGTGATCGACGATGCCTTCGCCCGCAAGGCGATCGACAAGGGCGCCGATGGCCTGATCCCGGTCGCCACGGGAGCAGGCGGCCACGCCGGCACGCTTTCGCCATTCGCGCTGATGCAGGAAATCCGCAGCTGGTTCGGCGGGCTGGTTGCCCTGTCAGGCGCGATCGCCTGCGGGCGCTCCATCCTCGCCGCCCAGGCGCTCGGCGCAGACTTTGCCTATATCGGCAGCCCGTGGATCGCCACGAAGGAAGCCAATGCGATTGACGCCTACAAGCAGGCCATCGTCGACGGGCGGGCGTCCGACATCGTCTACACCAACCTGTTCACCGGGGTTCACGGCAATTACCTGAAGCCCTCGATCCTCGCCGCGGGGCTCGATCCCGACAACCTGCCCGAAAGCGATCCCAGCAAGATGAACTTCGGCTCCGGCGGCAATTCCGCGGCCAAGGCGTGGAAGGACATCTGGGGCTGCGGACAGGGCATCGGCGCGGTGCAGGCGGTTGAATCGGTTGCCGAGCGGGTGGAAAGGCTGTCAGCCGAATATGCCGCCGCGCGCTCCGAACTTGCCGAAAGGTCTTCTTCCTTCGCGGCCTGA
- a CDS encoding flavodoxin family protein, translated as MARAAHEGAGEDALLLRASQASVQDLLDSGGYLFVCPENLGSMSGEMKEMFDRSYYPLLGRIEGRAYATAIAAGSAGRGAEAQIDTIAKGWRLRRVSESLIVNLGAQTPESIMALKKVPASELERCRDMGKAMAEGIRLGIF; from the coding sequence ATGGCCCGCGCCGCGCATGAGGGCGCGGGCGAGGATGCGCTGCTGCTGCGTGCCTCGCAGGCCAGTGTGCAAGACCTGCTGGACAGTGGCGGTTACCTTTTCGTCTGCCCGGAGAACCTCGGTTCGATGTCGGGCGAGATGAAGGAGATGTTCGATCGAAGTTACTATCCTTTACTCGGCAGGATCGAAGGCCGTGCCTATGCCACCGCCATCGCGGCCGGATCGGCCGGGCGGGGTGCCGAGGCCCAGATTGACACGATTGCAAAGGGTTGGCGGTTGCGTCGGGTCTCGGAATCGCTGATCGTCAACCTTGGCGCCCAGACCCCCGAATCGATAATGGCCCTAAAAAAGGTCCCGGCATCGGAGCTTGAACGCTGCCGGGACATGGGCAAGGCTATGGCTGAAGGGATCAGGCTCGGCATCTTCTGA
- a CDS encoding MaoC family dehydratase N-terminal domain-containing protein, protein MSTPTLDCSDLDNYIGKPMQPARMVEPIANNDIRRWVQAMHYPNLLHYDQMYAAQSRHGQLIAPQSFPVVMDCAHGSAPSCIGMIPNSHMLFGGDEWWFYGPVLKGGDRVFNERIPFDYKVKDTSSFGPTCFQRGDNFYYNGEGDLVAKQRSTSIRYLQSAGEASQSGSTEGHDDPVWTDDELEALEDRKFTWIKMLHDLGHSARYWDTVNVGDELPERVFGPHSIVSFTTEWRSYLFTGWGTTHRRTDLDIEALGFVGPMAGKEQDPTLERINPEQTDGAYIGPSRGHLFPRWARYIGMPRGYGYGASMGAWLTDYASGWAGEWGMVRHSNCSYRSPALTGDITIQTGKITDKYVDEEGRHMVAMDIRMANQVGSVLATAKTEVELPARPA, encoded by the coding sequence ATGAGCACGCCCACCCTCGATTGCTCCGACCTCGACAATTACATCGGCAAGCCGATGCAGCCCGCGCGCATGGTTGAACCCATCGCCAACAACGATATCCGGCGCTGGGTGCAGGCGATGCACTATCCCAACCTTCTGCATTACGATCAGATGTATGCCGCGCAGAGCCGCCACGGCCAGCTGATTGCGCCGCAGAGCTTCCCGGTGGTGATGGACTGTGCGCACGGCTCGGCACCTTCGTGCATCGGCATGATCCCCAATTCGCACATGCTGTTCGGTGGTGACGAATGGTGGTTCTACGGGCCGGTTCTCAAGGGCGGCGATCGCGTGTTCAACGAGCGCATCCCCTTCGATTACAAGGTCAAGGATACCTCGTCCTTCGGGCCGACCTGCTTCCAGCGGGGTGACAACTTCTACTACAACGGCGAGGGCGATCTCGTCGCCAAGCAGCGCTCCACCTCGATCCGCTACCTGCAGTCGGCTGGCGAGGCGAGCCAGTCTGGCAGCACCGAGGGGCACGACGATCCGGTGTGGACCGACGACGAGCTGGAAGCGCTGGAAGATCGCAAGTTCACCTGGATCAAGATGCTCCACGACCTGGGCCACAGCGCCCGCTACTGGGACACGGTCAATGTGGGCGACGAGCTGCCTGAACGCGTGTTCGGTCCGCACTCGATCGTCAGCTTCACCACCGAATGGCGCTCGTACCTGTTCACCGGCTGGGGCACCACGCACCGCCGCACCGACCTCGATATCGAAGCGCTCGGCTTCGTCGGACCGATGGCCGGCAAGGAACAGGATCCGACGCTTGAGCGGATCAATCCGGAGCAGACCGACGGCGCCTATATCGGACCGAGCCGCGGCCACCTGTTCCCGCGCTGGGCGCGTTACATCGGCATGCCGCGCGGTTATGGCTATGGTGCTTCGATGGGCGCCTGGCTTACCGACTATGCCTCGGGCTGGGCGGGCGAGTGGGGCATGGTGCGCCATTCCAACTGCAGCTATCGCAGCCCGGCGCTGACGGGTGACATCACCATCCAGACCGGCAAGATCACCGACAAGTACGTCGATGAGGAAGGCCGCCACATGGTTGCGATGGACATCCGCATGGCCAACCAGGTGGGCTCGGTCCTGGCCACTGCCAAGACCGAAGTCGAGCTGCCGGCACGGCCGGCCTGA